A single window of Fervidicoccus fontis Kam940 DNA harbors:
- the cdd gene encoding cytidine deaminase, producing the protein MKAISEKINLEKLLAIAKDIIKNSYSPYSHFPVAAVVKTKKGNIYTGVNIENASYGLSICAERVAIFKAVSEGDREIEILLVYTPTKQHIYPCGACRQVILEFNPNALVIIANKDGIFKSARIKDLLPMSFSKRSLRSL; encoded by the coding sequence GTGAAAGCCATTTCCGAGAAAATTAATTTAGAAAAGCTATTAGCTATAGCAAAAGATATAATTAAAAACTCGTATTCTCCTTATTCTCATTTTCCAGTTGCCGCAGTGGTAAAAACTAAAAAAGGAAACATTTATACAGGTGTAAATATAGAAAACGCAAGCTACGGACTTTCCATTTGTGCTGAAAGAGTTGCAATATTTAAAGCTGTTTCCGAAGGAGATAGGGAAATAGAGATTTTATTAGTATACACACCTACCAAACAACACATATATCCATGCGGCGCTTGCAGACAGGTGATTTTAGAATTTAATCCAAACGCTTTAGTAATTATTGCTAATAAAGATGGAATATTTAAATCAGCACGAATTAAAGACCTCTTACCGATGAGCTTTTCAAAAAGATCTCTTAGAAGTTTATAA
- the speD gene encoding adenosylmethionine decarboxylase produces the protein MESGLLIKENIRENVSVKVYGSHIYGNLKNCNRAKLSDEGELKNIVANAAKIGKMTMLDLRSWKIGEGVSVVAVILESHITVHTWPEYNFATVDVYSCGTHTNPKAAFEYIARELEAEEVEYGEADRSLA, from the coding sequence ATGGAGTCTGGATTATTAATCAAAGAAAATATAAGAGAAAATGTAAGCGTAAAAGTATATGGAAGCCATATATATGGAAACCTTAAGAATTGCAACAGGGCTAAGCTCTCCGATGAAGGAGAGCTTAAAAACATAGTAGCAAATGCTGCTAAGATTGGGAAGATGACGATGTTGGACTTAAGATCATGGAAAATAGGCGAAGGAGTTTCTGTAGTTGCAGTTATACTAGAAAGCCATATTACCGTACATACATGGCCAGAATATAATTTTGCAACTGTAGATGTTTACAGCTGTGGAACGCATACAAATCCGAAAGCTGCTTTTGAATATATAGCAAGAGAACTAGAAGCAGAAGAAGTTGAATACGGAGAAGCAGACAGAAGTCTTGCATAG
- a CDS encoding CDP-alcohol phosphatidyltransferase family protein codes for MINRKDLPNLVTVINGLVGSFALLLAIRGETELSIRLIFLSLSLDVLDGLLARKLNAMSESGELLDRVFDRVYQVIAPSIIYCYMQNWNVGSMFYSASIITLSFWRIIRRTPSKEYFLGLPLFVHTFVILSSYLSGIALPYYLMLVLVIASLFPIKYFRRIRTLSPNETKGTFWQIRIIVPLFLSIIPYSKLEILFELLFYIFIIYALFGWIPLLRNKNFFLREK; via the coding sequence ATGATAAATAGAAAAGATCTACCTAATTTGGTCACAGTCATTAATGGATTAGTTGGATCCTTTGCATTATTGTTAGCGATTAGAGGAGAAACCGAATTATCTATTAGATTAATTTTTCTATCATTGTCTTTGGATGTACTTGACGGTCTTCTAGCAAGAAAACTTAATGCTATGAGCGAAAGCGGCGAGCTTTTAGATAGAGTTTTTGATAGGGTTTACCAAGTAATTGCTCCGTCGATAATTTATTGCTACATGCAAAATTGGAATGTAGGGAGCATGTTCTACTCAGCCTCTATAATTACGCTCAGCTTTTGGAGGATCATACGACGAACACCAAGTAAGGAATATTTTTTAGGTCTTCCTCTTTTTGTTCACACATTTGTCATTTTATCCAGCTATTTATCGGGCATTGCGTTGCCTTATTATCTCATGCTTGTTTTGGTCATTGCTTCATTATTTCCAATAAAATATTTTAGAAGAATAAGAACATTATCTCCAAATGAAACAAAAGGAACTTTTTGGCAAATAAGGATTATAGTTCCGTTATTTCTTTCAATCATTCCATATTCTAAATTAGAAATTTTGTTCGAATTACTATTTTATATTTTTATTATATATGCACTTTTTGGTTGGATACCTTTGCTTCGTAATAAAAATTTCTTTTTAAGAGAGAAATAA
- a CDS encoding HD domain-containing protein: protein MNKNSNFSRINNCIDALKKLARTGWMQRGIPPSITETVASHSFESATIAGVISNILINHGYNINMEKTISMSLFHDFSECIIGDITLFAKENLLGDEKKKALELQIFSDIFKGYNKILEIYEEYSIGKTLEAKIVKLSDRLSTCIQAQRFYDNGYENVKDIIVNTKREVDEILKEFDSEIRKDILNLCQ from the coding sequence ATGAACAAAAATAGCAATTTTTCACGAATCAACAATTGCATAGATGCTTTAAAAAAACTTGCAAGGACAGGCTGGATGCAAAGGGGAATCCCCCCATCGATTACAGAAACGGTTGCATCCCATTCATTTGAAAGCGCTACGATTGCAGGAGTTATATCAAATATCTTAATTAATCATGGTTACAATATCAATATGGAAAAAACTATATCAATGAGTTTATTTCACGATTTCTCAGAATGCATAATTGGAGATATAACTTTGTTTGCAAAAGAGAACTTATTAGGAGATGAAAAGAAGAAAGCATTAGAACTGCAAATATTTTCAGATATTTTTAAAGGATATAACAAAATATTAGAGATCTATGAAGAATATTCGATTGGCAAAACCTTAGAAGCAAAAATTGTAAAATTATCTGACCGGTTATCTACTTGTATTCAAGCTCAACGTTTTTATGATAATGGATATGAAAATGTTAAAGACATCATTGTCAATACAAAAAGAGAAGTCGATGAAATACTAAAAGAGTTCGATAGTGAAATAAGAAAAGATATTCTAAACCTTTGTCAATAG
- a CDS encoding MFS transporter, producing the protein MNIRWVEIFKDLSKKIRMDPFYVVMFIEGLAFGTYIVTIRTNIGMENYNAYSFLTLIAAMETIPGIFSVFAGGISDKIGRKKIIFFSGLMSSIFLILLSKVQLSQLPIFVFLFMSFYTMFYPIIFGISISKSKGSGYSLSKFLFFNSFGWSLGGILPGLILNLWNLNILYIIAAILIIIASVITVISYNEKEYQDPTVTLTDFKNEIKKAIPFLFPLILGSAGFYMLNSIMSLRLFISVNNILLYGIFYNTITGLLSSIARLIAGKAIEKIHPYKVTFSSFFSYLILALLMEKANSTLTILLWLLPIYPFFETSSYYVLGRMIKTTFHSTASGLFTTAVSLGGIINLSLSLVFYHSSYQTLLIIDSILLLIPSIYLIFLVKSSNRN; encoded by the coding sequence TTGAATATAAGGTGGGTAGAAATTTTTAAAGATCTAAGCAAAAAGATAAGAATGGATCCTTTTTACGTTGTAATGTTTATCGAAGGACTTGCTTTTGGAACATATATAGTAACAATAAGAACTAATATTGGAATGGAAAATTACAATGCTTATTCTTTTTTAACTTTAATAGCAGCTATGGAAACAATTCCCGGAATTTTTTCTGTATTCGCAGGAGGAATTAGTGATAAAATAGGCAGAAAAAAGATAATCTTTTTTTCTGGACTAATGTCGTCAATTTTTCTTATTTTATTGAGCAAAGTTCAACTATCACAGTTACCAATCTTTGTATTTTTGTTTATGAGCTTTTATACGATGTTTTATCCAATAATTTTTGGCATTTCAATAAGCAAAAGTAAGGGCTCAGGCTATTCCCTTAGCAAGTTTTTGTTTTTTAATTCTTTTGGATGGAGCTTGGGAGGGATACTTCCTGGTCTAATATTAAACTTATGGAATTTAAATATTCTTTATATAATAGCTGCTATTTTAATAATTATTGCATCAGTAATTACCGTAATATCTTATAATGAAAAAGAATATCAAGATCCAACTGTAACTTTGACTGACTTCAAAAATGAAATTAAAAAGGCCATACCTTTTTTGTTTCCTCTTATATTAGGATCTGCCGGATTTTATATGCTTAACAGTATTATGTCGCTAAGGCTTTTTATTTCAGTTAATAACATTTTACTATATGGAATATTTTATAATACGATAACAGGTCTCTTGAGTAGTATAGCTAGACTGATTGCTGGTAAAGCAATAGAGAAAATTCATCCTTATAAAGTAACTTTTTCATCTTTCTTTTCATATTTGATATTAGCGTTATTAATGGAAAAAGCCAATAGCACTTTGACTATATTACTGTGGTTACTGCCCATATATCCATTTTTTGAAACGTCTAGTTACTATGTTTTAGGTAGAATGATAAAAACTACTTTTCATTCGACAGCATCCGGACTTTTTACGACTGCTGTTTCATTAGGGGGAATAATTAATCTTTCATTATCTTTAGTTTTTTATCATTCGAGCTATCAAACGCTATTAATCATAGATTCTATATTATTATTAATTCCTTCCATATACTTAATTTTTCTAGTCAAAAGTTCAAACCGTAACTAG
- the pyk gene encoding pyruvate kinase, whose amino-acid sequence MENKTKIIVTMGPSIEKYEVLLSLVKEGARGFRINFSHGDPSQWYNYINNLKSVEKELSIPLGIIGDLQGPNIRIGQLINQINLKKDDIVQFFYGNKSETNDIPLPYEEFFKTVERGDVIQLADGAIQLIVLETSPKSFIAKTIAGGVITSRKSISIKDKDIEIPYVTEKDERDIEFACNNDFSHLMASFVESKDNIFQLKELLNKKCNKQLNILAKIETKRGVYNVEEILKVADGIVVARGDLGTHFPMETLPTIQKDLISKSIVQGKPSIVATQLLSSMLNSPIPTRSEIVDIYNAVQESANALMLTNETSIGNYPIDAVRWLKKVIIEAEKNSAIVYPVKPIENSLAHRFALGISEFSRQLNAKISVYTKSGLTAQNISLYRPYGIIYAGVPDMHTARKLSIIWGVEPYVLAADSYENGLEKIRKVLISEGKLSKGDTLIETYRFKEGEVHTIKLVTV is encoded by the coding sequence TTGGAAAACAAAACAAAAATAATTGTTACTATGGGACCTTCGATCGAAAAATATGAAGTTCTTTTGTCATTAGTCAAAGAAGGTGCAAGAGGTTTTAGAATTAACTTCAGTCATGGGGATCCTAGCCAATGGTATAATTACATAAATAACTTGAAAAGCGTCGAAAAAGAATTAAGCATTCCACTTGGTATAATTGGAGACCTTCAAGGACCAAATATTAGAATTGGGCAACTTATAAATCAGATTAATTTAAAAAAAGATGATATTGTCCAATTCTTTTATGGAAACAAATCCGAAACGAACGATATCCCACTACCATATGAGGAGTTCTTCAAGACAGTTGAAAGGGGAGATGTGATTCAGCTGGCTGATGGTGCTATACAACTAATTGTTTTAGAAACTTCTCCCAAATCTTTTATTGCTAAGACTATAGCTGGAGGAGTTATAACTTCCAGGAAATCAATTTCTATAAAAGATAAAGATATAGAAATTCCATATGTTACAGAAAAAGATGAAAGAGATATAGAATTTGCATGTAACAATGATTTTTCACATTTGATGGCAAGCTTTGTTGAATCAAAAGATAATATTTTTCAGTTAAAAGAACTCCTTAATAAAAAGTGCAATAAACAACTAAACATATTAGCAAAAATCGAGACGAAAAGAGGAGTATATAATGTAGAGGAAATACTAAAAGTGGCCGACGGAATAGTTGTAGCAAGAGGTGATCTTGGGACACATTTTCCAATGGAAACTTTGCCAACTATCCAAAAAGATTTAATAAGCAAATCTATTGTACAAGGCAAGCCATCAATTGTTGCAACTCAACTTTTATCATCTATGCTCAATTCTCCTATACCAACTAGAAGTGAAATTGTCGATATCTATAATGCTGTCCAAGAAAGTGCAAATGCTTTAATGCTTACAAATGAAACTTCTATTGGAAATTATCCTATCGATGCTGTCAGATGGTTAAAAAAAGTCATTATAGAAGCCGAAAAAAACTCCGCTATAGTCTACCCAGTAAAGCCTATTGAAAATTCTTTAGCCCATAGATTTGCTTTGGGAATTTCGGAATTTTCTAGGCAATTAAATGCAAAGATTTCCGTCTATACAAAATCTGGACTAACAGCTCAGAATATATCGTTATATAGACCTTATGGAATCATATACGCTGGGGTCCCAGATATGCATACAGCAAGAAAACTATCAATTATATGGGGAGTTGAACCTTACGTCTTGGCTGCTGATAGTTATGAAAATGGCCTTGAAAAAATCCGTAAAGTCTTAATTTCAGAAGGAAAACTATCCAAAGGAGATACGTTAATTGAAACTTATAGATTTAAGGAAGGGGAAGTCCACACAATAAAGCTAGTTACGGTTTGA
- a CDS encoding class I SAM-dependent methyltransferase yields the protein MRNDVISDILKELNINEKIEASIDLIGDIAVIKSPVWIKNYELEIFKKIAEKLASRMPYVKSIWLTETPIYGIERTRKYIHLYGERKTVTIYKEHDCSFYVDIEKSYISPRLSYEHIRIAKLVKDNEIIINMFSGIGGFSIVIAKYSNPKIIYSIDINPFSVELQKKNVELNNLTEKIIVLLGDAREIMTRDLKNTADRVLLPLPNIDSSFYNAALTSLRNPYGFLHIYEFEKYDGKKECAINKAYEKVKEKFLSLGWKSELIFGRIVRTVGPRKAQVVLDVYTYR from the coding sequence TTGAGGAATGATGTCATAAGTGATATTTTGAAAGAATTGAATATCAATGAAAAAATTGAAGCTTCTATTGATTTGATAGGAGATATAGCAGTGATAAAATCTCCGGTCTGGATTAAAAATTATGAGCTAGAAATTTTTAAAAAGATTGCAGAAAAATTGGCATCAAGAATGCCATATGTTAAGAGTATATGGCTCACCGAAACGCCCATATATGGCATTGAACGGACAAGGAAATATATTCATCTTTATGGCGAAAGGAAAACAGTAACTATATATAAAGAACATGATTGCTCTTTTTATGTTGATATAGAAAAAAGTTATATTTCTCCAAGGTTAAGCTATGAGCATATCCGTATTGCAAAGCTTGTAAAGGACAACGAAATAATAATAAATATGTTTTCGGGCATAGGAGGTTTTAGTATTGTAATTGCCAAGTATTCAAATCCAAAAATAATATATTCGATTGATATTAATCCTTTTTCTGTTGAATTACAAAAGAAAAATGTGGAATTGAACAACTTAACTGAAAAAATAATAGTGTTGCTCGGAGATGCAAGAGAGATTATGACAAGAGATCTAAAAAATACCGCCGATAGAGTTCTTTTGCCTCTTCCAAATATTGACAGTAGCTTTTATAATGCTGCACTGACATCTTTAAGAAATCCGTATGGCTTTCTACACATTTATGAATTCGAAAAATATGATGGTAAAAAAGAGTGCGCAATAAATAAAGCTTACGAAAAAGTAAAAGAAAAATTTTTAAGCTTAGGGTGGAAGTCAGAGCTAATTTTCGGAAGGATTGTAAGAACTGTAGGACCTAGAAAGGCACAAGTGGTCCTTGACGTATATACATATCGTTAG